From the genome of Rhinoderma darwinii isolate aRhiDar2 chromosome 1, aRhiDar2.hap1, whole genome shotgun sequence:
gggtgGAAATGCTCCTTGGAATatctaatacaaaaaaaaacaccacccaGACAGTTATTATGATGGCACTAGTCTTTCTGGAAATTATTGGAAGAACAAGGGGAGAAACCCAGATGGGGCATACCTGAGTGTGGAAGAGTGGGCAGGACTAGGAGCCATTACTGAAGGGTCATAAAATGATGGGTTAGTGGTGGAAGTAGATGTTGTAAATTTGGCCATTACAGTCATCAAGGCCACCTTACATTCTGCCTTCCACCTTGGCGACATTTCTCGGAGAGAGGGGAGGAGGCTCTTGAGAAACAGCAGATCGCCATCTTCATTATCCCACTGTTGCCTCTGCtctatctgccacatctggtcctTCTGTTCTTCACGGTAGGAGACTTGTTGTTCCTGCATGTTGGATAGCATCATGAGGACATTATCCGCAAAGTCAGACGCTTCTCTTCTGCTCTTCCTGGCAGCTTTGCCTCCCCTTCTAGATCCTCGAACGGTCTGGTGGCGGAGTGTCTCCAGTGGGTGGGCTGTGAAGGATGGCTGGGATGTTCCTGGGTTAGGCGCGTCACTTTCCTCAGCAGCAGTGGTGGCAGACTCTTCAGGCTCCGGTTCATATAGAGGTGACTCAGAGTCAGACTCCCTCGCATTGGTAGAGGACCTGAGGAGATAAAGaatttaaattaaattatttAAATTGTTTCACAGAAACTTTTAGAGCAAGCAAAGCAAGAACACATACTGCCTTTGCTCAGCGGACTTCCTCAGAAATGAAAGGCAGTCCATATAAGCGTAAGTCTTCCTTTTAGGGGCCATAGAACCGCTGGGGAGCTTCCTCTCCTCTGCCAGCTCCCGCATGAAACGGTCTCTGACGGACCGCCATCTTGTCTGTATTTGCTTCTCTGTTAAAGACAAATATTTGTAAGTGACAATATAAACGAAAGCTGGCGATAGACATAAAGAGTTGCCCATGATTCAACGAgcgttcattttttttaaatgtaacgctCATCAGATAAGGTACAGCCGAAAACATACTTCTTACTGTACGAACAACTGTGTGTATCTTGTCAAATTTATTGTAAATTGGCATTGCCCCACAGCTGCCATTTGGCACACTCCTTCCTTTCTAGGAGTTGCTGCTTGTTAAAAGGGATTACATTTTTATTGAGAAGACATGTAAAAAGGTGCTTAGGGGTCTACAATAGTAACATTTCTAATAGGTCTACCTTTCCATTTCTCCACCTTCCTCCACCACCAGTGTCTTCGGTCCTCTCTGCAGACGGTTTTCAAATCTGTGTCATGATGGGTCATCTGCAGTGACAAGTCATGTGAATGCAGCGGCCAATTGCTTCTGTGGGATGTGATTTCCATATGGACAAATGCTCAATGCAGAGGACATGTGACATATTGTCCCTATGGATGACACATCAAGACACCGCTTTGCAAACAACAAGCAGTGAGGGATAGAAGATGCCAGCGGTGTGGGAAGTGGTCAGTCAGTTAAGTATATAAGAAAGTTTATTATTCTACTATTCTGGTCCCATAATCCCTTTATTTCCCCATATCTGGGAATTACCCCTTGCATGTATATAGATTAAATAAACATAGGTGTAGTTTCCCCAGATTTCCACATACCATACAGAACTTTCTCCTTTCGAGAGAAGTTCTCCCACTGCAGGACCAGAGTTTGGAAGATGGATTCCCATATGCCACGGGTGACAACACGGTCGGAGTGTCCCGGGTCTGTCTGATCCCAAAGGGCAGGACTCTGTTTCACCAGTTCAATCAGGTGATTAACATCGATTGGGATCTTTTCCGCTCCCCTCCTGCGCTCCTTGTTGCGGACCTAAACAACATGGAAACGTGTTAGTATTTCTATACTATATTAGTAACAAGAACTGCCACTACATTTATAGGATATTACCCGAGTGCAGTCCCAGCTCTGGTCTTGGCTGTGGTCCtggaaaccataaaaaaaaaaaaaaagttcaactagtaaaaaaaatactTCAATCTAGAGCTGGTAAATAAAGTGGCTAAAAATGTACAGCGTAAATTACCCAGCTGCGATCGTGTTTGCGCTCTCTGCTGCGGCTACGGTCCCTGCCGGTCTTCATGATTTCCTCTCTCATCTTTCTGTTCATGTTTTGCTGGTCTCTTTCGAGTCTCTCCAATTCACGCTCCTCTCAAGGTCTCCAAGCAACCCCACACCCTCCCCTCACCTCTCACTTCCTTTTCCTGTTTCCTGGACAAAAAACAGATTAAAACAGATGATGATGGATTGTCATCTGTTTTTTCTTCCGCTCCCATCGACCGTAAAAAACCCTCAAACATATCTAACAATCTGTGCTTTTATGATTTTACGAAATggaagtgtgcacatacccatagccTATACACTAAAACATATTCACAAGAccgtttttatattatttttttagttagaAGAAACTGAACATACACAACGCATACATTTAAGtaacagagctgcaaggcaacaaTGCTCCCAAGGGGGTGCATCATCAGCACGGCTTCAAAAAGATACTGGAAtaataaagggaaccggtcatcagttcttaccccccccccctaaagtGGTCTAAGACATGTAAAGACCTTTCTaaggcttattcacacgagcatgtccaaTTTGCGCCGCAAAAAAAGGTAGTTTTTAATGCATGAGACTTTCCGTGTTGCgtcagtgtggtttccgtgtgtcatccattTTCCTCCTCTGCAGGCACttcctgtttttactttttttttttcctctgcctTTCTTTAGAAACGGATgttgtctgtgtgctgtccgttttgttTTATTCATCCAAAGACTTTAATGGGCGAGTCTGATCTGCAAACGCGGAGAGGAATAAGACATGCAGGGAGGTTtacacaacggacacacgctctGTGGAAAAAACCACggatgtgtaaatagccccattgaattgcattgtcactgtgctgtcagttatttaagGAACAGCACACGGACTTAAAATACATTCTACATACATTTCTAACCCATCTTTCCCTGATTGACGTTGGCGTTGCCCCCTGCAGTGAACCATCGCATGCACATTAGAGATGCCCTGTTGAGGGCACAGGCTTTAATTCCCTTGTGTGTATGCGCCGGTCCCGATATGGAGAAGACCGCGGATGACGCAGGAGGCGTCACCAAGTCAATCAGGGACAGATAGGTTGGGTTAGAGATGAAAACGACGGACTCTTCTGAACTGAGTAAACGCCAAGGCGACACTTCAAGCCTCGATTACATACGATGCAGGACatttttaaaacttatttttgTAAGGTATACTGCGCTACTGGGAACAAACAGGTATACATTTAGAATGATCTTTACATGGCCTAGAGTAGAGGTCTCAAACTTGgctgggtaaatgggccgcacatagaaaaaatttgaagttgacgggccgcattacattcaaatttgatacaatataaaattattgttaatcaattagttatttgaactactataacaatattacattactataataatacaacattactataacaatactacactactataacaatactacattactacagggtgggccatttatatggatacacctaaataaaatgggaatggttggtgatattaacttcctgtttgtggcacattagtatatgggaggggggaa
Proteins encoded in this window:
- the MMAB gene encoding corrinoid adenosyltransferase MMAB; translated protein: MNRKMREEIMKTGRDRSRSRERKHDRSWDHSQDQSWDCTRVRNKERRRGAEKIPIDVNHLIELVKQSPALWDQTDPGHSDRVVTRGIWESIFQTLVLQWENFSRKEKVLYEKQIQTRWRSVRDRFMRELAEERKLPSGSMAPKRKTYAYMDCLSFLRKSAEQRQSSTNARESDSESPLYEPEPEESATTAAEESDAPNPGTSQPSFTAHPLETLRHQTVRGSRRGGKAARKSRREASDFADNVLMMLSNMQEQQVSYREEQKDQMWQIEQRQQWDNEDGDLLFLKSLLPSLREMSPRWKAECKVALMTVMAKFTTSTSTTNPSFYDPSVMAPSPAHSSTLSSPPDNKPEKIPKIYTKTGDKGFSSTYTGERRPKDNLVFEALGATDELTSAIGLAREFCLDANLQCVTELEKIQCMLQDIGSNIATPLSSARESHKVNTSFSEDPVRELEQWIDKYTVQLPPLTSFILPSGGKASASLHVARSVCRRAERVTFKFLQTGEADPNVGKYLNRLSDYLFTLARYAAKAEGRSETIYTRMYP